The following nucleotide sequence is from Longimicrobium sp..
AGGCCGTACGCGGTGGTGGCGTTGTTCATCCCCGCGCGGAAGGCGGGGCCGTCCTCCACGCCGCGCAGCACCTTCACCTCGCTCGCGCCCAGCCCGGCCAGGGTGGTGGCGATGCGGCGCGGGTCGGCGCGGTCGATGAGGAGGTTGGTGGCCAGGTTGCTGGAGCGCGTGATCATCCGCTCCACCAGCTCGCGAACGGGCACGCGCTGGCCCACTCGCCGGTAGAGCGTGGTGTCGCCGTCATCCGAGGCGCTGAGGGTGTAGGTGCTGCCGTCCGCGATGCTGCGGAACTCGTTGACGACCGGTACGGGCTCGTCCATGCGCAGCTCGCCGGCGTCGGCGCGGCGAAAGAGCTCCAGCATCACGGGTACCTTCATGGTGCTGGCCGCGTGCATCGTCTTGTGCGCGTCGATCACGAGCGAGTCGCCCGTGGCGAGGTCGCGGAAGGCGACGGAGACCTCGGCGGTGTCGCCGGCGGCGCGGCGGATGATGTCGCGCACCTCCGCCTCCAGCGCGGCGTGGGCGACGGGGCGTGGCGCCGCGGGTGCGCAGGCGGCCAGCAGGAGGAGGGGCGCGAGGGTGCGTGCGAGCATGAGGCGCGGCCGGGTTGCGTGGGGCGATGCGGGGTCCACGCAACGTACGCGGCGGATGCGCGCGGGGAAATGGGATCGCGCGCACTCCGCGTGAGCCAGGCCGTTGCGATGCGGAAAGCGGCGCGGCCCGTGGCGTGCAAAATGCTTGGAGAGATCCACCTTACTCTCTTGAGGCGAGCCGCGGGCGCGATGGAGATCAACATCAACT
It contains:
- a CDS encoding serine hydrolase: MLARTLAPLLLLAACAPAAPRPVAHAALEAEVRDIIRRAAGDTAEVSVAFRDLATGDSLVIDAHKTMHAASTMKVPVMLELFRRADAGELRMDEPVPVVNEFRSIADGSTYTLSASDDGDTTLYRRVGQRVPVRELVERMITRSSNLATNLLIDRADPRRIATTLAGLGASEVKVLRGVEDGPAFRAGMNNATTAYGLMRVMEAIAGGRAASRASTDEMLAILGRQEFREMIPAGLPSGVRSANKTGNITRIAHDAAIVFPDDRAPYVLVVLTRGFVRDSVAAATGRDISAAVYRHVVRR